The following are encoded in a window of Halorarum salinum genomic DNA:
- a CDS encoding pyruvoyl-dependent arginine decarboxylase, whose protein sequence is MDIHVAAGTARAPTAMAAYDAALADANLHNYNLVPVSSVVPADAEVRSVERAPDLGPAGNRLTVVQAHGTASPADARETERVVAGLGWATGPGPGLFYEADGTDVDSVERTIGEGLATGADLRDWTFDGEEVRLASAATSEDAYTAAVVVAAYGESEPIA, encoded by the coding sequence ATGGACATCCACGTCGCCGCCGGGACGGCCCGCGCCCCCACCGCGATGGCGGCCTACGACGCCGCGCTCGCGGACGCGAACCTCCACAACTACAACCTCGTGCCGGTGTCCTCGGTCGTCCCCGCGGACGCCGAGGTGCGCTCGGTCGAGCGCGCCCCCGACCTCGGCCCGGCCGGCAACCGCCTGACGGTCGTGCAGGCGCACGGAACCGCATCGCCCGCCGACGCCCGCGAGACCGAGCGGGTCGTCGCCGGCCTCGGCTGGGCGACCGGGCCGGGTCCGGGGCTGTTCTACGAGGCCGACGGCACGGACGTCGACTCCGTCGAGCGGACGATCGGGGAGGGCCTCGCGACCGGGGCCGACCTCCGCGACTGGACGTTCGACGGGGAGGAGGTCCGCCTCGCGAGCGCCGCGACCAGCGAGGACGCCTACACCGCGGCGGTCGTCGTCGCGGCCTACGGGGAGAGCGAACCGATCGCGTGA
- a CDS encoding DUF5811 family protein, with protein MNGNNPYAGAPGVVDAGRPAEVDLSAEQKDALRRAVAGIVSRTESYLPDGYAVGSELSYGAEGPQATVAVRPPVGHPVSAGFTPDLEELEAGLDQTDRDEVARGLAASAAAQVMNAVGDDLEPTAR; from the coding sequence ATGAACGGCAACAACCCGTACGCCGGTGCGCCGGGCGTCGTCGACGCCGGGCGGCCGGCGGAGGTGGACCTCAGCGCCGAGCAGAAGGACGCGCTCCGGCGCGCGGTCGCCGGAATCGTCTCCCGCACAGAGTCGTACCTGCCGGACGGCTACGCGGTCGGCTCCGAACTCTCCTACGGCGCCGAGGGCCCGCAGGCGACCGTCGCCGTGCGCCCGCCCGTCGGCCATCCCGTCAGCGCCGGGTTCACGCCGGATCTCGAGGAGCTGGAGGCGGGACTCGACCAGACGGACCGCGACGAGGTCGCGCGCGGGCTCGCCGCCAGCGCGGCCGCGCAGGTGATGAACGCCGTCGGCGACGACCTCGAACCGACGGCCCGCTGA
- the infB gene encoding translation initiation factor IF-2, translating to MSDTNADANTDGDALRTPIVAVLGHVDHGKTTLLDRIRGSAVQEGEAGAITQHIGATAVPLETVSEMAGALVDPSDFDLPGLLFIDTPGHHSFSTLRARGGALADIAVLVVDVNDGFQPQTEEAIDILRRTGTPFVVAANKIDTTPGWNPQEDVPIQQSLEAQSDRAESRLNENLYELVGDLSDAGFSADFYWRVQDFQKNVGVVPLSAMTGEGVPDLLTVLMGLSQRYLKGEMAVDATGPGKGTVLEVKEERGFGATLDVVLYDGVIRIGETIVVGGQNEPIVTEVRALLQPRPNAEIRAEKRFETVEEVAAAAGVKIAAPDLDEAMAGAPVRVVRDRDVDEVVAEVREELAEIEVETAEDGVVVKADTLGSLEAMANALAEAEIPILRAEVGDVAPRDVAVAETANEEKYRVILGFNVDTLSNAERELESSEVRLFSDDVIYQLVEEYEEHVAELERAQQETVLDRIVRPARFRILQDHTFRQNDPAVVGVEVVSGTLQNNRNVAKFDGNEPTRVGQLSGIQHQGDDVDEARAGERVSVAIDGPTVGRQIEEGDELWIELPEKHAKILEHELSEDIPADELETLNAYLNTRRKSDPFWGK from the coding sequence ATGTCAGACACCAACGCCGACGCGAACACGGACGGAGACGCACTCCGCACGCCCATCGTGGCCGTGCTGGGCCACGTCGACCACGGGAAGACGACGCTGCTCGACCGCATCCGCGGCTCCGCCGTCCAGGAGGGGGAGGCGGGCGCCATCACCCAGCACATCGGCGCGACGGCCGTGCCGCTGGAGACCGTCTCGGAGATGGCCGGCGCGCTCGTCGACCCCTCGGACTTCGACCTCCCCGGCCTGCTGTTCATCGACACGCCGGGGCACCACTCGTTCTCGACGCTTCGCGCGCGGGGCGGCGCGCTCGCCGACATCGCCGTCCTCGTCGTCGACGTGAACGACGGCTTCCAGCCCCAGACCGAGGAGGCGATCGACATCCTCCGGCGGACGGGCACGCCGTTCGTCGTCGCCGCGAACAAGATCGACACGACGCCCGGATGGAACCCCCAGGAGGACGTCCCCATCCAGCAGTCGCTCGAGGCCCAGTCCGACCGCGCCGAGTCGCGGCTGAACGAGAACCTCTACGAACTCGTCGGCGACCTCTCGGACGCGGGCTTCTCCGCGGACTTCTACTGGCGGGTGCAGGACTTCCAGAAGAACGTCGGCGTCGTCCCGCTGTCGGCGATGACCGGCGAGGGCGTCCCCGACCTCCTGACCGTGCTCATGGGCCTCTCACAGCGCTACCTGAAAGGGGAGATGGCCGTGGACGCGACGGGGCCCGGCAAGGGGACCGTCCTCGAGGTGAAGGAGGAGCGCGGCTTCGGCGCGACGCTCGACGTCGTGCTGTACGACGGCGTCATCCGGATCGGCGAGACGATCGTCGTCGGCGGCCAGAACGAGCCGATCGTCACGGAGGTCCGCGCGCTCCTCCAGCCGCGCCCGAACGCCGAGATCCGCGCCGAGAAGCGCTTCGAGACGGTCGAGGAGGTCGCGGCAGCGGCCGGCGTGAAGATCGCCGCGCCGGACCTCGACGAGGCGATGGCCGGCGCCCCGGTCCGGGTCGTCCGCGACCGCGACGTCGACGAGGTCGTCGCGGAGGTGCGCGAGGAACTGGCCGAGATCGAGGTCGAGACCGCCGAGGACGGCGTCGTCGTCAAGGCCGACACGCTCGGGAGCCTCGAGGCGATGGCGAACGCGCTGGCGGAGGCCGAGATCCCGATCCTCCGCGCGGAGGTCGGCGACGTCGCGCCCCGGGACGTCGCGGTCGCCGAGACCGCCAACGAGGAGAAGTACCGGGTGATCCTCGGGTTCAACGTGGACACCCTCTCGAACGCCGAGCGCGAACTGGAGAGCAGCGAGGTCCGCCTGTTCTCGGACGACGTCATCTATCAGCTCGTCGAGGAGTACGAGGAGCACGTCGCGGAACTGGAGCGGGCCCAGCAGGAGACGGTGCTCGACCGCATCGTCCGCCCGGCGCGGTTCCGCATCCTGCAGGACCACACGTTCCGGCAGAACGACCCCGCCGTCGTCGGCGTCGAGGTCGTCTCGGGGACGCTCCAGAACAACCGGAACGTCGCGAAGTTCGACGGGAACGAGCCCACGCGCGTCGGGCAGCTCTCGGGCATCCAGCACCAGGGCGACGACGTGGACGAGGCCCGAGCCGGCGAGCGCGTCTCAGTCGCCATCGACGGGCCGACGGTCGGCCGGCAGATCGAGGAGGGCGACGAGCTGTGGATCGAACTCCCCGAGAAGCACGCGAAGATCCTCGAACACGAGCTCTCCGAGGACATCCCGGCCGACGAACTGGAGACGCTGAACGCCTACCTCAACACGCGCCGGAAGTCCGACCCGTTCTGGGGGAAGTAG
- a CDS encoding PRC-barrel domain-containing protein, producing MADILAENLSGKAVMGSDGTEFGMLYNITMDLKTGSLSDLLVTPNEDLPPGRIPFDRDEAGRIHVPVGAVQAVKDYIVVNTS from the coding sequence ATGGCAGACATCCTCGCCGAGAACCTCTCGGGCAAGGCCGTCATGGGCTCGGACGGGACCGAATTCGGCATGCTGTACAACATCACGATGGACCTGAAGACGGGGTCGCTCTCGGACCTGCTGGTCACCCCCAACGAGGACCTTCCCCCGGGGCGCATCCCGTTCGACCGGGACGAGGCGGGTCGCATCCACGTCCCCGTCGGGGCGGTCCAGGCGGTGAAAGACTACATCGTCGTGAACACGTCGTAG
- a CDS encoding NOB1 family endonuclease, with the protein MRVLDSSAFIHEYHTDEPTASIPMVQEELEGEHAFRFDAMEGAGMHIHVPDAQTVDQVRRASGETGDAGELSETDTRLLAAAFELDATLVTDDYAMQNVADKLGVDVEVIAREGISERRDWTFQCAGCGREFDEDQERCPVCGSDLSRKNPA; encoded by the coding sequence ATGCGAGTACTGGACTCCTCGGCGTTCATCCACGAGTACCACACCGACGAGCCGACGGCGTCGATCCCGATGGTCCAGGAGGAGCTGGAGGGCGAGCACGCCTTCCGGTTCGACGCGATGGAGGGCGCCGGGATGCACATCCACGTTCCCGACGCCCAGACGGTCGATCAGGTCCGTCGCGCCTCGGGCGAGACGGGCGACGCGGGGGAGCTCTCGGAGACCGACACGCGCCTGCTCGCGGCCGCGTTCGAACTCGACGCGACGCTCGTCACCGACGACTACGCCATGCAGAACGTCGCCGACAAGCTCGGGGTGGACGTCGAGGTCATCGCCCGCGAGGGGATCTCGGAGCGGCGCGACTGGACGTTCCAGTGTGCCGGCTGCGGCCGCGAGTTCGACGAGGACCAGGAGCGGTGCCCGGTGTGCGGGAGCGACCTCTCCCGGAAGAACCCCGCCTGA
- a CDS encoding CPBP family intramembrane glutamic endopeptidase, translating into MGGADDGGDVGDGDDVRDDGGVGDGGDVGDDDRGSEGGTVAVERGDGVEDGFRGGTRPDDSVALRLGQSLLAVVAALVAGAALAPWAGRLGLALGVAPESPEFVAVRSAGQFVGFALAMVVFLAYANDRDLVSLRRPTRHEAGLVPVAAGGLVLAQFALVLVLQAVGIGVATNRALTPGQDAPRYFLYMVAVSILLVGPAEELVFRGVVQGELRKALSAPPAIGLAAFLFGSLHFVAGTGTIVEQTAYVLVATLLALPLGYLYEATGNLTVPAVTHGLYNAVLYLVQYADATGFV; encoded by the coding sequence ATGGGTGGGGCGGACGACGGCGGCGACGTCGGGGACGGTGACGACGTTAGGGACGACGGCGGCGTCGGGGATGGCGGCGACGTCGGGGACGATGACCGCGGGAGCGAGGGCGGGACCGTCGCCGTCGAACGCGGCGACGGCGTCGAGGACGGGTTCCGGGGCGGGACCCGACCCGACGACAGCGTCGCGCTCCGACTCGGGCAGTCGCTCCTGGCGGTGGTCGCGGCGCTCGTCGCCGGCGCCGCGCTCGCCCCGTGGGCCGGGCGCCTGGGGCTGGCGCTCGGCGTCGCGCCGGAGTCGCCCGAGTTCGTGGCGGTCCGGAGCGCCGGCCAGTTCGTCGGCTTCGCGCTCGCGATGGTCGTCTTCCTCGCCTACGCGAACGACCGCGACCTCGTGTCCCTCCGTCGGCCGACCCGGCACGAGGCCGGCCTCGTTCCCGTGGCCGCAGGCGGACTGGTCCTCGCCCAGTTCGCCCTCGTGCTCGTCCTCCAGGCGGTCGGGATCGGGGTCGCGACGAACCGGGCGCTCACGCCCGGACAGGACGCGCCGCGCTACTTCCTCTACATGGTCGCCGTGTCGATCCTCCTCGTCGGCCCCGCCGAGGAACTGGTGTTCCGCGGCGTCGTCCAGGGGGAGCTCCGGAAGGCGCTGTCGGCGCCGCCGGCCATCGGCCTCGCCGCGTTCCTGTTCGGGTCGCTCCACTTCGTCGCCGGCACGGGAACGATCGTGGAACAGACGGCCTACGTGCTCGTCGCCACGCTGCTCGCGCTCCCGCTCGGCTACCTCTACGAGGCCACGGGGAACCTGACGGTGCCGGCGGTGACCCACGGCCTGTACAACGCGGTGCTGTACCTCGTGCAGTACGCCGACGCGACCGGGTTCGTCTGA
- a CDS encoding glucose-6-phosphate isomerase, producing the protein MKADIGNALDGALGLDRAALDDLDERVADAHERIAGGRRESEHGYAALSLPETCDPEPIRRAAAGFDPETVLTVGIGGSALGAATVTDALDSPVDARYLDNVDPAWVRDLVADLDLSETVVNVVSRSGTTAETLANFLVVREAMESAGVDWTERTVVTTGPEGNLRSMAETHDLPALDVPDGVPGRFSALSTVGLFAAAVAGHDLDELLAGAASEAGKLSGSLYDSPGYAYGAVSYALGERGAAVNAMMPYAESLERFAEWYAQLWAESLGKDGRGQTPARALGATDQHSQLQLYRAGPADKLVTLVRPLESPDTGIPETDLSGLEYLGGSTLGDLLDAEFRATEASLAAAGRENVRLEIDRVDERGLGELLYAMEAACVVYGELADVSTFTQPAVEWGKKAARGLLGGGEFEEAEAVRGKRRLEVE; encoded by the coding sequence ATGAAGGCGGACATCGGGAACGCGCTGGACGGCGCCCTCGGCCTCGACCGCGCGGCCCTCGACGACCTCGACGAGCGCGTCGCCGACGCCCACGAGCGGATCGCCGGCGGGCGTCGGGAATCGGAGCACGGCTACGCCGCGCTGAGCCTGCCCGAGACGTGCGACCCCGAGCCGATCCGCCGCGCGGCCGCCGGCTTCGACCCGGAGACGGTGCTCACCGTGGGCATCGGCGGGAGCGCCCTGGGCGCGGCAACCGTCACCGACGCGCTCGACTCCCCGGTGGACGCCCGCTACCTCGACAACGTCGACCCGGCGTGGGTCCGCGACCTCGTCGCCGACCTCGACCTCTCGGAGACTGTCGTCAACGTCGTCTCCCGCTCGGGCACGACCGCCGAGACGCTGGCGAACTTCCTCGTCGTCCGCGAGGCGATGGAGTCGGCCGGCGTCGACTGGACCGAGCGAACCGTCGTCACCACCGGCCCGGAGGGGAACCTCCGCTCGATGGCCGAGACGCACGACCTGCCCGCGCTCGACGTGCCGGACGGGGTCCCGGGCCGGTTCTCGGCGCTCTCGACGGTCGGGCTGTTCGCCGCCGCGGTCGCGGGCCACGACCTGGACGAACTGCTCGCGGGTGCCGCGAGCGAGGCAGGGAAGCTCTCCGGGTCGCTGTACGACTCCCCGGGGTACGCCTACGGCGCGGTCTCGTACGCGCTCGGCGAGCGCGGCGCGGCCGTGAACGCGATGATGCCGTACGCCGAGTCGCTGGAGCGGTTCGCCGAGTGGTACGCCCAGCTGTGGGCCGAGTCGCTCGGGAAGGACGGTCGCGGGCAGACCCCCGCGCGGGCGCTCGGCGCGACCGACCAGCACTCCCAGCTCCAGCTCTACCGCGCCGGACCCGCGGACAAGCTCGTCACGCTCGTCCGACCGCTGGAATCGCCCGACACCGGCATCCCGGAGACGGACCTGTCCGGGCTCGAGTACCTCGGCGGCTCGACGCTCGGCGACCTGCTCGACGCGGAGTTCCGCGCGACCGAGGCGAGCCTCGCGGCCGCCGGCCGGGAGAACGTCCGCCTGGAGATCGACCGCGTGGACGAGCGCGGGCTGGGGGAGTTGCTGTACGCGATGGAGGCCGCCTGCGTGGTGTACGGCGAACTGGCGGACGTCTCGACGTTCACACAGCCCGCGGTCGAGTGGGGGAAGAAGGCCGCCCGAGGGCTGCTCGGGGGCGGCGAGTTCGAGGAGGCCGAGGCGGTCAGGGGGAAGCGCCGGCTGGAGGTCGAGTGA